The Portunus trituberculatus isolate SZX2019 chromosome 49, ASM1759143v1, whole genome shotgun sequence genome contains a region encoding:
- the LOC123499382 gene encoding diuretic hormone class 2-like, with product MNNFSVVFASLVAAFVLLSSVHATPINREPSRAVVEIDDPDYVLELLTRFSNSIIRAKELEKFVRSSSGTKRGLDLGLGRGFSGSQAAKHLMGLAAANYAGGPGRRKRESQAAPLSLHHDDHPAAQEHAAIAAAAAATAGLQQHSSR from the exons ATGAACAACTTCAGCGTGGTGTTCGCTTCCCTGGTGGCCGCCTTCGTCCTCCTGTCCTCAGTCCATGCTACTCCAATCAACAG GGAGCCATCGCGTGCTGTAGTGGAGATAGACGACCCAGACTATGTGCTGGAGTTGTTGACAAGATTCAGCAACTCCATCATCAGAGCCAAGGAACTAGAAAA ATTCGTGCGCTCCTCCAGCGGCACCAAGCGTGGCCTGGATCTGGGTCTTGGACGGGGCTTCAGCGGGTCCCAGGCCGCCAAGCACCTCATGGGCCTCGCCGCCGCCAACTACGCGGGCGGCcccggcaggaggaagagggagtccCAGGCTGCACCCCTTTCCCTGCACCACGATGACCACCCGGCCGCCCAGGAACACGCTgccatcgccgccgccgccgccgccactgccggCCTGCAGCAACATTCCTCTCGATAA